The Thermosynechococcus sp. genome has a segment encoding these proteins:
- a CDS encoding helix-turn-helix domain-containing protein gives MQTSPSSSIARQNLAKLLRQHRGVRSQRAFAAELGISYTCLQKWEKGLSFPNVENLHKLADYFGFENMDAFLGYLNQATSLPLTTAEDDEALVAEIISKIRHLPLRKATRVIGSAMHFISLDTPEEPQF, from the coding sequence ATGCAAACATCACCATCTAGCTCCATTGCTCGGCAAAATCTGGCAAAACTGCTGCGACAGCATCGGGGTGTGCGCAGTCAACGGGCCTTTGCTGCAGAACTTGGCATTTCCTACACCTGCTTACAGAAGTGGGAAAAAGGGCTTTCGTTTCCTAATGTAGAAAACTTGCATAAACTCGCCGACTACTTTGGCTTTGAGAACATGGATGCCTTTTTGGGCTATCTCAATCAAGCAACCTCACTTCCCTTGACAACAGCGGAAGACGACGAAGCCCTAGTAGCAGAAATCATCTCCAAAATTCGCCACTTACCTTTGCGTAAAGCTACGCGGGTTATTGGCAGTGCCATGCACTTTATCTCCTTAGATACTCCGGAAGAGCCTCAGTTTTAA
- the ispG gene encoding (E)-4-hydroxy-3-methylbut-2-enyl-diphosphate synthase, protein MQTLPSPVQTTPTETAIVRRKTRPVPIGSVIIGGGHPVAVQSMINEDTLDIDASVAAIRRLHEIGCEIVRVTVPSLAHAKAMEEIRDRLYKTYKPVPLVADVHHNGMKIALEVAKYVDNVRINPGLYVFEKPKPDRTEYTKAEFEEIGAKIRETLEPLVISLRDQGKSMRIGVNHGSLAERMLFTYGDTPEGMVESALEFIRICESLNFYNLEISLKASRVPVMIAANRLMVKRMDELGMDYPLHLGVTEAGDGEYGRIKSTAGIATLLAEGIGDTIRVSLTEAPEKEIPVCYGILQALGLRRTMVEYVACPSCGRTLFNLEEVLHKVREATKHLTGLNIAVMGCIVNGPGEMADADYGYVGKQTGYISLYRGREEVKKVPEAEGVAALVELIKADGRWVDP, encoded by the coding sequence ATGCAAACGCTGCCGAGTCCTGTTCAAACTACTCCGACAGAAACCGCCATTGTCCGTCGCAAAACCCGTCCTGTGCCCATTGGCTCTGTCATCATTGGGGGCGGTCATCCCGTGGCGGTGCAGTCGATGATCAACGAAGACACCCTAGATATTGACGCCTCAGTGGCCGCCATTCGTCGTCTCCATGAAATTGGCTGTGAAATTGTGCGGGTGACAGTACCCAGCCTTGCCCATGCCAAGGCCATGGAAGAGATTCGCGATCGCCTCTACAAAACCTACAAACCCGTGCCCCTGGTTGCCGATGTCCACCACAACGGCATGAAAATTGCCCTTGAAGTAGCTAAGTATGTGGACAATGTACGCATCAATCCGGGGCTATACGTCTTTGAGAAACCCAAGCCCGATCGCACAGAATACACGAAAGCAGAATTTGAGGAAATTGGGGCCAAAATTCGCGAAACCCTTGAGCCACTGGTGATCTCGCTGCGCGATCAGGGCAAATCCATGCGCATTGGCGTCAATCACGGTTCCCTTGCTGAGCGGATGCTCTTTACCTATGGCGATACCCCAGAAGGAATGGTGGAATCGGCCCTGGAATTTATCCGCATCTGCGAGTCGTTGAACTTCTACAACCTGGAAATTTCCCTCAAGGCCTCACGGGTACCGGTGATGATTGCTGCCAACCGCCTGATGGTCAAGCGCATGGACGAACTGGGCATGGACTACCCCCTCCACTTGGGCGTCACCGAAGCTGGGGATGGCGAGTATGGCCGCATCAAATCCACCGCAGGCATTGCCACCCTCCTTGCTGAAGGGATTGGCGACACAATTCGTGTGTCCCTCACCGAAGCTCCCGAAAAAGAAATTCCGGTTTGCTACGGCATTTTGCAAGCCTTGGGCCTGCGGCGAACCATGGTGGAGTATGTGGCCTGTCCCTCTTGTGGGCGGACGCTCTTTAACCTTGAGGAAGTGCTGCACAAAGTCCGTGAAGCCACCAAACACCTGACGGGTCTGAATATTGCCGTCATGGGCTGCATTGTCAATGGGCCGGGGGAAATGGCCGACGCCGACTATGGCTATGTGGGCAAACAGACGGGCTACATCTCCCTCTATCGCGGCCGTGAGGAAGTTAAGAAAGTCCCAGAAGCGGAAGGCGTGGCTGCCCTTGTGGAATTAATCAAGGCCGATGGCCGCTGGGTTGATCCCTAA
- a CDS encoding histidine triad nucleotide-binding protein produces the protein MTTETIFSRILRREIPADIVHEDELCLAFRDINPQAPVHILVIPKKPIPQLSLAEPEDHRVLGHLLLTAKRIAEAEGLTNGYRVVINNGPDGGQTVYHLHLHLLGGRPMQWPPG, from the coding sequence ATGACCACGGAAACCATTTTTAGCCGCATCCTTCGCCGCGAGATTCCTGCGGACATTGTCCATGAGGATGAGCTGTGTCTGGCCTTTCGCGACATCAACCCCCAAGCCCCTGTACATATTCTGGTGATCCCCAAAAAGCCGATTCCCCAACTAAGCCTGGCAGAACCCGAAGATCACCGCGTGCTGGGGCACCTGCTGCTGACTGCGAAACGCATTGCCGAGGCAGAGGGTCTAACGAATGGCTATCGCGTCGTCATTAACAATGGTCCCGACGGTGGGCAAACAGTCTATCATCTGCACCTACACTTGTTGGGTGGGCGACCCATGCAATGGCCACCGGGCTAA
- the urtA gene encoding urea ABC transporter substrate-binding protein, with product MAQEFGLGRRKFLVYGSAALGTSLLIKGCAPATETGGGGQPTAAGGDTIKVGILHSLSGTMAISEKSVVDATQLAIEQINQAGGVLGKQIQPILEDGASDWPTFAEKATKLIDQDKVVAVFGCWTSASRKAVLPVFESKNHMLWYPVQYEGQECSKNIFYTGAAPNQQIEPAVDWLLQNKGKKFFLVGSDYVFPRTANTIIKAQLAAKGGETVGEDYLPLGNTEVTPIITRIRNALPDGGVIFNTLNGDSNVAFFKQLQGAGLTPDKYPTMSVSIAEEEVQAIGVEYLKGQYAAWNYFMTVDTPENKSFVEAFKAKFGQNRVTNDPMEAAYIAVHLWKQAVEQAGTADDLEKVRQAAIGQTFNAPEGPVKMFANHHISKTVRIGEVGEDGLFKIVYSTPQPVDPLPWNQFVAETKGLVCDWTRTDVDNPGKFKATGA from the coding sequence ATGGCTCAAGAATTTGGACTTGGACGCCGGAAATTTTTAGTCTATGGCTCAGCCGCATTGGGAACGAGCCTTCTGATTAAAGGGTGTGCTCCAGCTACAGAAACCGGAGGTGGTGGACAACCAACCGCCGCTGGTGGTGACACTATCAAAGTAGGGATTTTGCATTCCTTAAGTGGCACCATGGCCATTAGTGAAAAGAGTGTGGTGGATGCTACCCAACTGGCCATTGAGCAAATCAACCAAGCGGGGGGGGTTCTGGGCAAGCAGATTCAACCTATTCTGGAGGATGGGGCATCTGACTGGCCGACCTTTGCCGAAAAAGCCACGAAATTAATCGATCAAGATAAAGTGGTAGCGGTTTTCGGCTGCTGGACTTCTGCTTCTCGGAAAGCAGTACTGCCGGTTTTTGAATCCAAGAATCACATGCTTTGGTACCCTGTGCAGTACGAAGGTCAAGAGTGCTCGAAAAACATTTTTTACACGGGTGCCGCTCCCAACCAGCAAATCGAACCTGCCGTAGATTGGCTCCTGCAAAACAAGGGTAAGAAATTTTTCTTAGTGGGCTCAGACTACGTCTTTCCCCGCACGGCCAACACAATTATCAAGGCACAACTGGCGGCTAAAGGTGGTGAAACAGTGGGTGAAGACTATCTGCCCTTGGGTAACACCGAAGTCACGCCCATCATTACTCGCATTCGCAATGCCTTGCCGGATGGCGGTGTGATTTTCAACACCCTCAACGGCGATAGCAACGTGGCCTTCTTTAAGCAGTTGCAGGGAGCAGGTCTGACACCAGATAAATACCCAACGATGTCCGTCAGTATTGCTGAGGAAGAGGTTCAAGCCATTGGCGTTGAGTACCTCAAGGGGCAGTATGCTGCTTGGAACTACTTTATGACTGTGGATACCCCTGAAAATAAATCGTTTGTCGAGGCCTTCAAAGCGAAGTTTGGCCAAAACCGCGTCACCAATGATCCAATGGAGGCCGCCTACATTGCCGTTCACCTCTGGAAACAGGCCGTGGAACAGGCAGGCACAGCTGACGATTTGGAAAAAGTGCGCCAAGCTGCCATTGGCCAGACGTTTAATGCCCCGGAAGGTCCCGTGAAGATGTTTGCGAACCACCACATTTCCAAAACAGTGCGCATTGGTGAGGTGGGTGAAGATGGTCTCTTTAAGATTGTTTACTCCACACCCCAACCCGTGGATCCGCTGCCTTGGAACCAGTTTGTGGCGGAAACGAAGGGGCTTGTCTGCGACTGGACGCGCACTGATGTGGATAACCCCGGCAAATTTAAGGCTACGGGGGCTTGA
- the urtB gene encoding urea ABC transporter permease subunit UrtB has protein sequence MTFLLESVFNGMSIGAVLLLTALGLAIVFGIMGVINLAHGELMMLGAYTTFVVQNGFRQLGEGWFDAYLLIAVPLAFAVAAGIGVVLERGVIRYLYGRPLETLLATWGVSLILQQLVRSISWQMTLQIALFCLLFFGGRWLLSKRAIAPRWQAWVSPVLLLLSVGIGLTASLVAGGAVGLAMTKPWFGAQGVDVTAPSWLRRGVNLWGVQFPFVRLFIIALTVVCLAAIYCFLLRSQWGLRIRAVTQNRSMSACLGIPTQTVDSLTFALGSGLAGVAGCAISLLGSVSPNTGQNYIVEAFMVVVVGGVGKIVGSIVAALGIGFVNYVIGSGLMTRFLEPQTALFDFFEFFASTSMARVMVFILIIAFLQLRPAGLFPQKGRAVDA, from the coding sequence ATGACCTTTTTGCTAGAAAGTGTCTTCAATGGCATGAGTATCGGTGCGGTGTTGCTGTTAACCGCACTGGGGCTGGCGATTGTTTTTGGCATTATGGGTGTGATTAACCTCGCCCACGGCGAACTGATGATGCTGGGAGCCTACACCACTTTCGTGGTACAAAATGGCTTCCGTCAATTGGGGGAGGGTTGGTTTGATGCCTATCTATTAATAGCAGTGCCCTTAGCCTTTGCCGTGGCAGCGGGGATCGGTGTCGTTCTTGAGCGGGGAGTCATTCGCTATCTCTATGGTCGCCCCCTTGAAACCCTCTTGGCCACTTGGGGCGTGAGTTTGATCCTGCAACAGTTGGTGCGCAGTATAAGTTGGCAGATGACGCTGCAGATCGCCCTCTTTTGTCTGCTCTTCTTTGGTGGCCGCTGGCTCCTCTCTAAACGGGCGATCGCTCCCCGTTGGCAGGCTTGGGTATCGCCAGTGTTACTGCTGCTCTCTGTCGGGATTGGCCTGACGGCTAGCCTCGTGGCTGGGGGCGCGGTGGGTCTGGCAATGACGAAGCCCTGGTTTGGTGCTCAGGGGGTGGATGTGACCGCTCCTAGTTGGCTGCGGAGAGGGGTCAATCTTTGGGGAGTGCAGTTTCCCTTTGTGCGCCTCTTTATTATTGCCCTGACGGTGGTGTGTCTGGCGGCGATTTACTGCTTTCTTCTGCGATCGCAATGGGGCCTACGGATTCGCGCCGTAACTCAAAACCGCAGTATGAGTGCCTGCTTAGGTATTCCCACCCAAACGGTTGATAGCCTCACCTTTGCCCTTGGCTCTGGTCTAGCGGGAGTAGCAGGCTGTGCCATTAGCCTTTTGGGTTCTGTGAGCCCCAATACAGGTCAGAACTACATTGTTGAAGCCTTCATGGTTGTTGTCGTGGGGGGAGTCGGTAAAATTGTCGGTTCGATTGTGGCTGCCCTTGGCATTGGCTTTGTCAACTATGTCATTGGTTCGGGGTTGATGACCCGCTTTCTTGAACCGCAAACAGCACTGTTTGACTTCTTTGAATTTTTTGCCAGTACCAGCATGGCACGGGTGATGGTCTTCATCCTGATCATTGCTTTCCTACAACTGCGTCCCGCTGGTCTTTTTCCACAAAAAGGACGGGCAGTCGATGCCTAA
- the urtC gene encoding urea ABC transporter permease subunit UrtC yields MPPLLPGFRLDLLHRYLALAIVALGIDLIWGFTGLLSLGHGIFFALGGYAIALHLKLQVPATAPSPLPDFMSLYGVTELPWFWYPFYSFAFAVAAVVLIPALLAALLGYLVFRNRIRGVYFSILTQAAIIVFFNFFNGQQKLFNGTNGLTDFQTLLGFPVRNAQTQYWFYVITVIFLALAYLLCRCLTMGRFGRLLVAIRDDEVRVRFSGYNPTSYKVLVFAISAALAGIGGAFFTLRTGIISPRAMDIAFSIEMVIWVAVGGRATLIGAVLGALLVNFARSLLSEQFADIWLFFQGALFLIVVLALPTGIVGWLRTEAPNLITKLLGRPQPVATYPELEFDPEVQYERQVLEQEGK; encoded by the coding sequence ATGCCACCTCTGTTGCCGGGGTTTCGCTTGGATTTGCTGCACCGCTATCTGGCTCTGGCGATTGTGGCTTTGGGGATTGATCTGATTTGGGGGTTTACGGGGTTGCTTAGCCTTGGCCATGGCATTTTCTTTGCTTTGGGGGGGTACGCGATCGCCCTGCATTTGAAACTACAGGTACCCGCCACTGCTCCTAGTCCACTGCCGGACTTTATGTCCCTCTACGGGGTCACGGAGTTGCCGTGGTTTTGGTATCCCTTCTATTCCTTTGCCTTTGCTGTCGCAGCAGTGGTGCTGATCCCAGCCCTATTGGCGGCACTCTTGGGGTACCTTGTCTTCCGCAACCGCATCCGAGGGGTCTATTTCTCTATCCTTACTCAGGCAGCCATCATCGTCTTTTTTAACTTCTTTAATGGTCAGCAAAAACTTTTTAACGGCACCAATGGCCTAACGGATTTTCAAACCCTGCTGGGGTTCCCTGTGCGCAATGCCCAGACCCAGTATTGGTTCTATGTCATAACAGTAATTTTCTTGGCCTTGGCCTATCTTCTTTGCCGTTGTCTGACAATGGGACGCTTTGGCCGCCTACTGGTTGCTATTCGCGATGATGAAGTCCGCGTCCGTTTTTCGGGATACAATCCGACCAGTTATAAGGTACTCGTTTTTGCTATTTCCGCTGCCTTAGCAGGGATCGGTGGCGCCTTCTTTACCCTGCGCACAGGCATCATTTCACCACGGGCGATGGACATTGCCTTCTCGATTGAGATGGTGATCTGGGTGGCGGTTGGCGGCCGTGCCACCCTCATTGGAGCCGTGCTGGGGGCACTCTTGGTCAACTTTGCCCGCAGTCTGTTGAGTGAGCAGTTTGCCGATATTTGGCTCTTTTTCCAAGGGGCACTGTTTTTAATTGTGGTGTTGGCACTACCTACGGGAATTGTTGGCTGGCTGCGCACCGAAGCCCCCAACCTGATTACGAAACTCTTGGGGCGACCACAACCCGTGGCAACATATCCAGAGTTGGAGTTTGATCCTGAGGTGCAATATGAGCGTCAAGTTCTCGAACAGGAGGGCAAATAA
- the urtD gene encoding urea ABC transporter ATP-binding protein UrtD, translated as MTPILEIEDLTVSFDGFNALNHLSFRMEAGELRVIIGPNGAGKTTFLDVITGKVKPTQGRVLFKGRNLRRYSEDQIARMGIGRKFQTPRVYLNLTVQENLELAVARHKGVLATLFQPLSREERDRLHTLIETIGLRPKANFPAGLLSHGEKQWLEIGMLVAQSPDLLLVDEPVAGLTDEETHLTGELLIALAESHSIIVIEHDMEFVRQIARTVTVLHEGSVLCEGSIETVQNDPRVIEVYLGAPLEESDLAQQP; from the coding sequence GTGACACCTATTCTTGAAATTGAGGATCTCACCGTTAGCTTTGATGGTTTCAATGCCCTAAATCATCTCTCGTTTCGGATGGAGGCGGGGGAACTACGGGTGATTATTGGCCCCAATGGTGCTGGTAAAACCACGTTTCTCGATGTGATTACGGGCAAAGTCAAGCCGACACAGGGGCGAGTGCTCTTTAAGGGGCGCAATCTGCGTCGCTATAGCGAAGATCAAATAGCCCGTATGGGCATTGGTCGCAAGTTTCAAACTCCCCGCGTTTATCTCAACCTAACAGTGCAGGAAAATTTGGAGTTGGCAGTAGCCCGCCATAAGGGCGTCTTGGCAACGCTGTTTCAGCCACTGTCCCGCGAGGAGCGCGATCGCTTGCACACCTTGATTGAGACCATTGGTCTGCGGCCAAAGGCTAACTTTCCGGCAGGACTCCTCTCCCATGGTGAAAAGCAGTGGCTAGAAATTGGCATGCTGGTAGCACAATCCCCCGATTTGCTATTGGTGGATGAACCGGTAGCGGGTCTCACGGATGAGGAGACCCACCTAACGGGAGAGCTTCTAATAGCCCTGGCCGAAAGCCACTCCATTATTGTCATTGAGCACGATATGGAGTTTGTCCGCCAAATTGCCCGCACGGTTACGGTTCTCCATGAGGGCTCGGTACTTTGCGAAGGTTCTATTGAAACCGTACAAAATGATCCCCGCGTGATTGAAGTCTATTTAGGTGCTCCCCTCGAAGAATCTGACTTGGCACAACAACCATGA
- the urtE gene encoding urea ABC transporter ATP-binding subunit UrtE, with amino-acid sequence MLRIRGLNVYYGESHILRDIDLSVPVGKMVCLIGRNGVGKTTLLKTIIGLIKPRSGQLDCQGESLLPLRPDQRAKLGIGYVPQGREIIPRLTVKENLLLGLEARPRQPAKQEISEEIFELFPILKKMLHRMGGDLSGGQQQQLAIARALMGEPKLLLLDEPTEGIQPSIILEIEAAVRRIIAARGISVLLVEQHLHFVREADWYYAMQKGGIVASGPTSNLSQQVIQRFLAV; translated from the coding sequence ATGCTGCGCATTCGTGGCCTCAATGTCTATTACGGCGAAAGCCATATCCTGCGGGATATTGACCTGAGTGTGCCCGTTGGCAAAATGGTGTGCCTCATTGGCCGTAATGGCGTCGGCAAAACCACACTCCTGAAAACCATCATTGGCCTGATCAAGCCCCGCAGTGGCCAACTGGACTGTCAAGGAGAATCTCTCCTGCCGTTGCGTCCGGATCAGCGAGCCAAGCTGGGAATTGGCTATGTACCTCAAGGACGGGAAATTATTCCCCGGTTGACGGTGAAGGAGAACCTACTCCTTGGTTTGGAGGCGCGTCCCCGTCAGCCGGCAAAACAGGAGATTTCAGAGGAAATTTTTGAACTCTTTCCTATCCTGAAGAAAATGCTCCACCGCATGGGAGGAGATCTCAGCGGTGGGCAGCAGCAACAGTTGGCGATCGCCCGCGCCCTAATGGGAGAACCCAAACTGCTTCTACTGGATGAACCCACCGAAGGAATTCAACCCTCGATCATCCTTGAGATTGAAGCGGCAGTTCGTCGCATTATTGCCGCCCGAGGCATTTCTGTCCTCCTAGTGGAACAGCACCTCCACTTTGTCCGCGAGGCGGACTGGTACTATGCAATGCAAAAGGGGGGCATTGTTGCCTCTGGCCCCACCAGCAATCTCAGTCAACAGGTGATTCAGCGGTTTCTCGCGGTCTAG
- a CDS encoding MotA/TolQ/ExbB proton channel family protein: MTAASPISTTTVPSLTPVPVPRRDLTVPLWLALAIAAVATVLLYIFFLPLQGTYLGQLLLNRGWTQPVAVFFAWTVLVFTILKAIALFQQTPSLRQIWIPANYPFTAMRDILQLQQTLAQRRTLLPNRCARVLGAFLSSGQREIAVEAAAEDSSSAAAATDASYTIPRVLLWAIPLLGFIGTVVGISQAVSGFSSFLETAQDVNQIKEGIGGVTTGLAVAFDTTLVALVLSVLAMIPMVMVERWENKLLLQIDTYINDQLLPRLPVTNAGVDGATLQQVIQETICTALPTEEKLQKLLDNLNQLALSVIRDRQQFVATLEARQQQSIEQFERLVTQLQHSQGELLAQVSQEQTAIAQELRQQSEYIAGLLAASDRTLQQRLQLLETLNQALQALADTGNLQLLLDRLNDTLGHLQPVLRQLAQPRRVTLVEQPSSLEGGDRPI, from the coding sequence ATGACAGCTGCTTCTCCCATTTCGACAACAACTGTCCCTTCCCTGACCCCAGTACCAGTACCCCGCCGTGATCTCACGGTTCCGCTGTGGTTAGCGCTGGCGATCGCTGCCGTTGCCACGGTCCTCCTCTACATTTTCTTTTTGCCCCTTCAGGGCACCTACCTTGGCCAACTGCTCCTCAATCGCGGCTGGACGCAACCCGTGGCTGTCTTTTTTGCGTGGACGGTTTTGGTGTTTACAATTTTGAAGGCGATCGCTCTGTTTCAACAGACCCCCAGCCTGCGTCAAATCTGGATCCCCGCCAACTATCCCTTCACTGCGATGCGGGATATTTTGCAATTGCAGCAAACTCTTGCCCAACGGCGGACGCTTCTTCCCAATCGCTGTGCTCGTGTTTTAGGGGCATTTCTCAGTAGTGGCCAGCGAGAGATTGCTGTTGAAGCCGCCGCAGAAGACAGTAGCAGTGCCGCAGCAGCTACCGATGCCTCCTATACGATTCCCCGGGTTCTACTGTGGGCAATTCCCCTGTTGGGCTTTATTGGCACGGTGGTGGGGATTAGTCAAGCGGTCAGTGGCTTTTCCAGCTTTTTGGAGACAGCTCAGGACGTGAACCAGATCAAGGAGGGAATTGGTGGGGTGACGACGGGGCTAGCGGTGGCCTTTGATACTACCCTCGTAGCCTTAGTCCTCAGTGTGCTGGCGATGATCCCAATGGTGATGGTTGAACGCTGGGAGAATAAATTGCTGCTGCAAATTGACACCTACATTAACGATCAACTGCTGCCCCGCCTCCCCGTTACGAACGCAGGGGTGGATGGCGCCACTCTCCAACAAGTGATTCAGGAAACCATTTGCACGGCGTTGCCCACAGAAGAAAAGCTGCAAAAACTCTTGGACAACTTAAATCAACTGGCCCTTAGTGTGATCAGGGATCGGCAGCAATTTGTGGCCACGCTCGAGGCGCGGCAGCAACAGTCCATTGAGCAGTTTGAGCGCCTTGTGACCCAGCTTCAGCACAGCCAAGGGGAACTCCTGGCGCAGGTCAGTCAGGAACAGACCGCCATTGCTCAAGAACTGCGGCAACAGAGCGAATACATTGCTGGACTCCTGGCCGCCAGCGATCGCACCCTGCAGCAGCGGTTACAACTGTTAGAAACCCTCAACCAAGCCCTGCAAGCCCTCGCCGATACAGGGAATCTGCAACTGCTTCTCGATCGCCTCAACGACACACTGGGGCATCTGCAACCCGTGCTACGGCAACTGGCACAACCCCGACGGGTAACGCTGGTGGAGCAACCCAGCTCCTTGGAGGGGGGCGATCGCCCGATCTAG
- a CDS encoding bile acid:sodium symporter family protein produces the protein MSRLEWLTNLFPLWVMLTAIVALVYPPLFLWVNSDLIVWILMIVMLGMGITLSWQEFQAVGLMPRTVALGFVGQYVIMPTAGWLVAQLYQLPTPFAVGLILVACCPGGTASNVVTFIARAHVALSVVMTLCSTLAAIILTPLLTKLLAGQYVEVNALQLFWGTVQVVLLPILVGLALNTKAPTLVKKMLPISPLISVLGICVICGGVFAASAKAILSHGLQLLAAIVSLHSLGFLGGYYLARAVGYSERTCRTIAIEVGMQNSGLGVALARQAFANPLTAVPCAISGVVHSLIGSLLAGFWRWQQGAAAVPKI, from the coding sequence ATGTCTCGCCTCGAATGGTTGACCAACCTATTCCCGCTTTGGGTAATGCTCACGGCAATTGTGGCGCTGGTATATCCACCCCTATTTTTGTGGGTCAACAGCGATCTCATTGTCTGGATCCTGATGATTGTCATGCTAGGGATGGGGATCACCCTAAGTTGGCAGGAGTTCCAGGCCGTGGGGTTAATGCCTCGCACGGTTGCCCTCGGATTTGTTGGCCAGTACGTGATTATGCCGACGGCGGGATGGCTGGTTGCACAGTTATATCAATTGCCCACGCCCTTTGCTGTAGGACTAATTTTAGTCGCTTGCTGCCCTGGTGGAACGGCCTCCAATGTGGTGACGTTTATTGCCCGCGCCCATGTGGCGCTGTCAGTGGTCATGACCCTTTGCTCAACGCTGGCAGCGATTATATTAACACCCCTACTAACCAAGCTCCTGGCGGGTCAATACGTTGAAGTAAACGCCCTGCAACTATTTTGGGGCACAGTTCAAGTGGTATTGCTGCCCATTCTTGTTGGCTTAGCTTTGAATACCAAAGCCCCCACCTTGGTGAAAAAAATGCTCCCTATTTCTCCCTTGATTTCAGTTTTGGGTATTTGTGTCATCTGTGGTGGTGTGTTTGCCGCAAGTGCCAAGGCGATTCTCAGTCATGGTTTGCAACTGTTGGCAGCCATTGTGTCCCTCCACAGTTTGGGCTTTCTTGGTGGCTACTATCTTGCTCGAGCTGTGGGCTATTCAGAGCGCACCTGTCGGACAATCGCCATCGAGGTGGGCATGCAAAACTCTGGGCTCGGGGTGGCGTTGGCGCGGCAAGCCTTTGCAAATCCCCTCACCGCAGTACCCTGCGCGATTTCGGGGGTGGTTCATTCCCTAATTGGCAGTCTCTTGGCAGGTTTTTGGCGGTGGCAGCAGGGAGCCGCAGCTGTTCCAAAAATCTGA
- a CDS encoding response regulator — protein sequence MTASTPTSSSVAQVGDKALAFPARVIQKVIGDRLSGHLIFTDPRDPSIGWNLYVGNGQLHYANSTVGHQERFNYLCQRYCPQLSTTLATDETEYQYLCRLWQQGQLTLPQLRKLLFLFSQEALVHIFAMPQAALQMERVAGLDHLVLCVPIKETLSQRRQAITQAVQVRTYLNSPLQRLVLTTTEGVPADLWPMDYGRNIAAALPQLLEQTPVLYEVATQLRMEAIATAQLLQPALVNGLIAQHPYTIPTSDTRPIVACIDDSRTIQRNVRLILETCGYRVLGLMQPTHALSALNDTKPDLVLMDISMPDMDGYELCRQLRQTEALKDVPVVMLTGRDGLVDRIRARMAGATEYLTKPFTPQELLSLAERFTQTAAMESHS from the coding sequence ATGACAGCAAGCACACCTACGTCAAGTTCAGTAGCACAAGTGGGCGACAAAGCATTGGCATTTCCAGCGCGGGTAATTCAGAAGGTGATTGGCGATCGCCTCTCCGGTCACTTAATATTTACCGATCCGCGGGACCCCTCCATCGGCTGGAACCTGTATGTGGGCAATGGTCAACTGCATTACGCCAATAGCACTGTTGGCCATCAGGAACGCTTCAACTACCTGTGTCAACGCTATTGCCCTCAACTCAGCACCACACTTGCAACCGATGAAACGGAGTATCAGTATCTCTGTCGTCTTTGGCAACAGGGGCAATTGACCCTTCCCCAACTGCGTAAGCTACTCTTTCTCTTTAGTCAAGAAGCGCTGGTTCATATCTTTGCCATGCCCCAAGCCGCGTTGCAGATGGAGCGGGTGGCGGGTCTTGATCACTTGGTTCTCTGTGTGCCGATCAAGGAAACTCTGAGTCAACGGCGGCAAGCCATTACCCAAGCAGTACAGGTGCGCACCTATTTGAACTCGCCGCTGCAACGACTGGTGCTAACCACAACCGAGGGAGTTCCCGCTGATCTGTGGCCAATGGACTATGGCCGCAATATTGCCGCTGCCTTGCCTCAACTCTTGGAGCAGACACCCGTACTCTATGAAGTGGCGACTCAGTTGCGCATGGAGGCGATCGCCACTGCTCAGTTACTGCAACCCGCCTTAGTCAATGGTTTGATTGCCCAGCATCCCTACACTATCCCCACCAGTGATACTCGCCCCATCGTGGCTTGTATTGACGATAGCCGCACCATTCAGCGCAATGTCCGCCTCATTTTGGAAACCTGTGGTTACCGGGTGCTAGGCTTGATGCAACCAACCCATGCCCTAAGTGCCCTCAATGATACCAAGCCTGACTTAGTCTTGATGGATATCTCGATGCCAGACATGGATGGCTATGAGCTATGCCGTCAACTGCGGCAAACAGAAGCCCTTAAGGATGTGCCAGTAGTCATGCTCACAGGGCGCGACGGGCTAGTGGATCGGATTCGAGCACGGATGGCAGGGGCGACCGAGTATTTAACGAAACCCTTTACGCCACAGGAGTTACTATCGTTAGCGGAGCGATTCACTCAGACTGCGGCAATGGAGAGTCATTCATGA